The genomic interval GTGATCTCAAAAGGCCTTGGTCATCGAAGGATATACCGGGATAATCAGGTGAAGAAACGAATAGTGTCCTTTTTATAAAATAGTAATATGACAAATCAACGCTATACCCTGTTATGCCTGGGAGATTCTTATACGATCGGGGAATCAGTGATGATTCACGAGAGTTTTCCCTACCAGGTGGTGCAGGCTTTACGGGAAAAGGGCATCGAATTCATCGGCCCGGAGATCCTGGCCAAAACGGGTTGGACCACCGATGAGTTGTTGTCCGCTATAAATGGATACCGGTTTTTAAAGGGGTATGACTGGGTGACCTTGCTGATCGGTGTCAATAATCAATACCGGGGAAGGGATAGTAGTAACTACCGATCTGAATTGGAGGTATTGATGAAAAAAGCCATTCAGCTCGCCGGTGGGCATTCAAACCATGTGATCGTTCTTTCGATTCCGGATTGGGGGGTAACCCCCTTTGCCGACGGGCGTGACCGGGCCCGGATCAGCCGGGAAATAGACCAGTTTAATGAGGTAAAAAGGGAAATGGCCGGGACTTTGAGGGTACATTATATAGATATTACCCCGGGAACACGGGAGGCTGTGGAAGGCTCGCCCTGGATCGCCGCTGATGGTTTACACCCTTCATCACGGGAATATACACGTTGGGCGGTTGCTGTATCGGGCTTGATTGACAGTCATTTATAATGAAAATTTGTTGCATTTACCATATCCTTCATCTTAACATAAAATGAAAATTTGCGATTTCTATACTATTATTGCAAGATTCAGGGCGGTGTGGAACCCTTTGAAAGACTAAAACCCATTTTGAATTCATGGCGAAAAACCTGTTAATAGTCGAGTCCCCTGCGAAAGCAAAAACCATAGAAAAGATCCTCGGAAAGGATTTTGAAGTGAAGAGTTGCTATGGACATATTCGCGACCTGGAAAAGGCCGAAATGGGTATCGATATTGAGAATGATTACAAACCTCGCTATATCATTCCGGCAGATAAAGAAAAGGTTGTCAAAGACTTAAAGAGTTTAGCGAAAAAATCAGATGAAGTATGGCTGGCAACGGATGAGGACCGTGAAGGAGAAGCCATCAGCTGGCATTTGTGTGAAGTTCTGGGTCTGAATCCAAAAACCACCAAACGGATCGTATTTCATGAGATCACCAAACCCGCTATTCAGGCAGCGGTAAAGAATCCACGATTTCTGGATATGAACCTGGTGAATGCCCAGCAGGCCCGTCGGATCCTTGACCGCATTGTAGGTTTTGAATTAAGCCCTGTGCTCTGGAGAAAGGTGAGTATGCGGAATAACCTGAGTGCCGGACGGGTACAGAGTGTAGCTGTTCGCCTGATAGCCGAGCGGGAAAGAGAGATCAATGCTTTTGCCTCAAACAGTACCTTCAAAATTGAGGCCCAATTCAGTTCACAAGATACCACCGGTAAATCGGTAAACTTTATAGCCGAAGGCAAGAAACAGGATTCGGTTTCCGATGCGGAAGCTTTTCTGCAAAGCTGTACCGGTGCCACGTATACCGTAAGGGATATTCAGGTAAAACCGGGAAAGCGCTCCCCTGCTCCACCCTTTACAACTTCTACTCTGCAACAGGAAGCCAGCCGCAAGCTGGGGTATGGCGTTTCGCGTACCATGCTGCTTGCGCAGAAACTGTATGAGAACGGGCATATCACTTATATGCGTACGGATAGTGTGAACCTGAGTGATACTGCGTTGGGCGATATTACCAATACTGTGAAGGGGATGTATGGTGACAAGTATCATCAGTTCAGGCGGTTCAAAAATAAGAATGAGAGCGCGCAGGAGGCCCACGAAGCCATTCGCCCTACCTATATGAATAATACACAGGTAGGTGATCCGGATACCCAGCGTTTATACGAGCTGATCTGGAAACGCACCATGGCCAGTCAAATGGCTGATGCCGAATTAGAAAAGACCATTGCGAAGATCGATATATCCACAAATAAAGAAGAGTTGACCGCCAGCGGCGAAGTATTGAAGTTTGATGGTTTTCTCAAAGTTTATCGGGAAGACCGGGATGACGATGACCTGGCGGAAGAAGAAAAAGAAGGTATGTTGCCACCCTTAACGGTTGGGCAAATACTTCCGCTTCGCGAGATGACCGCTACTGAAAGATTCAGCCGCCCATCTCCGCGCTTTACAGAAGCATCGCTGGTTAAAAAACTCGAAGAACTTGGTATCGGCCGACCTTCCACCTATGCCCCTACCATTTCCACGATTTTAAAAAGAGGGTATGTGGAGAAGCGTGATAAGGAAGGTGTGAAAAGAGATTTCCGGGTGTTATCCCTGAAAAAAGACAAGATCACGACGAGGGTCGATCAGGAAAACACTGGCGCCGAGAAATCAAAACTCTTCCCTACCGACCTTGGATTGGTAGTGACTGACTTTTTGAAACAGTACTTCGATGATATCATGGATTACAGTTTCACAGCCCGGATCGAAAGTGAGTTTGATGAAGTGGCGGAAGGAAAGATCAAGTGGAGTGAAATGATCAATGATTTCTATAACCCTTTTAAAAAGGATGTAGAAAAGACCATTGAAACGGCTGAGCGTGTGAAAGGAGAAAGAGAATTGGGTACCGATCCTGAATCAGGTAAGCGCATTGTGGCCCGGATGGGACGTTATGGCCCCATGGTACAGATCGGGGAAGCTGATGCAGAGGAGAAACCACGTTTTGCCGCCTTGCGCAAAGACCAAAGCATTGAAACCATCACGCTTGATCAGGCGTTTGAACTCTTTCAATTACCCAGGACACTGGGAGAATATCAGGGACAGGAGGTCGTGGTGAATATAGGCCGGTTTGGCCCCTACGTACGGTTGGGTGATCAGTTCATTTCCATTCCCAAAGGAGAAGATCCGCTGGAGGTTTCGCTTGACCGGGCCGTAGAATTGATTGCTGAAAAGCAAAAAGCAGATGCCCCCGTAGCCTTTTATAATGAAAAGCCGGTGACCAAAGGAAAGGGCCGTTTTGGTCCGTATATCAAATGGGATGATATGTTTATCAATGTCCCCCGGCGGTATGATTTTGAAAAACTCTCCAAAGCAGATATCGATGAATTGATCGAAGCCAAAGTGGAGAAAGAAGCCAATCGGTTTATTCAGCGTTGGCCGGAGGAAAAAATATCGGTGGAGAATGCCCGATGGGGTCCCATTATCAAATTTGGGAAGAAGATCATTCGGTTACCCAAAAAGGCGGATGACACAAAATATACCGCGGATGACCTGGCAACCGTGAGCCTCGATGAGGTAAAGAAAATGATCGAGGTGGTGGATCCAAAAGCCTTTGCCAAAAAATCAGGCGGCCGTGTGGCAGCGAAGAAAGCGGCTAAGAAAAGCCCCGCTCCCAGGAAGAAAGCGGCTGTAAAGAAAAAGGCAGCGAAGAAAAAATAATTCGATTTCTCGCCTCGCCCGCAGAGGTTCGTTGCGAGTGCAACGAGAAACCGATCATACGAGTACCTTAATATTAATAGGAATGAAAAAGTATGGTTTTGTGCTTTTGATGCTCTCCTTTTTCTCCTGCAAAGACAAAAAGAAAACCGATCCGGTAGAAACACCCGTTTACCACAATTGGAATTCATTCAGCATGGGTGCGGATCTCTCCTTTGTCAATAATATTCAGGCACACGGCGGACAATACCGCGTTAACGGTGTTCAACAAGATCCTTTTCAGATACTCAAAGACAAAGGCGCCAATACAGTTCGTGTCCGTTTATGGCATAACCCTCTATGGGTAGCAAATCTCAATGCGGGCACCTATTATCATGATCTATATGATGTTGAAAAGACCATCAAAAGGGCTAAAGACCTGGGGATGGCCGTAAACCTTGATTTTCATTATTCCGATACCTGGGCAGATCCAGGTCACCAGGAAACGCCAGCCGCCTGGGCAGGACTTACTCTTCCTGTTTTAAAAGATTCCCTTTACAATTATACCCTTGCGGTTCTCAATTATTTAAAATCAAAGAACCTGACACCTGAAATGGTACAGGTAGGAAATGAAGTGAACGGTGGCATGTGCTGGCCAGTGGGAAAAGTAGATGCGGGGAACTATGATAATTTTTCTGAGTTATTGAAATCCGGGATCAAAGCGGTTCGGGATTTTTCTCTCACTTCCACCATCAAACCTAAGATCATCCTGCATCAGGCCCAACTCCATTCAGCTCATTGGTGGTTACAGGGAATTACGGCAAAAGGGGTTACTGATTTTGATATCGTAGGCCTTTCCCATTACAGTAAATGGGCGACCGTCAATAGCATGCAGGCGATCACAGACACCTTAAAGGCGTTAAAGACACGATTTGGAAAACAGGTGATGATCGTTGAAACAGCCTATCCCTGGGCTGCCGGAGGAAGTGACAGCTATGGAAATATTTTTTCCGCTACGGATACAGCTCCCGGTTATGGACTTTCCAAAGATGAACAATACCGTTATCTGAAAGACCTTGCATTGGCTGTATACAAGGGAGGTGGTATTGGTGTCCAATACTGGGAACCTGCCTGGATCAGTTCATCGATGAATGATGGATATGGCATCGGTTCTTCCTGGGAGAATTGCGCACTCTTTGATTTTTCCGGGAACATCATGTCGAGCGCGGAGTATATGACGATTAAATTAGAATGATAACCAGGATTATTGGAATACCCGGATTCCACAGAATCTGCGAAATCAGCGCAATCTGAATAATCAAGGTATCAATCCACCTTCAAATCCCCCCACCCTGCTCTATAGGTTCTCTTCACAAACTGATTTGCCGCTTCAAAGTTGGTGATCTTCATATTCTCTCCATCCCACATCAATTGCTTGCGACCGTTGAATTTCTTATTGCCTTTGGTGTCGGTTTCGTAATGATTATAACTCAACACCGCGAGGTTACCCATCAACACGGTTTCAGTCAGAGGTCCCGATTGGGAGAATGGAGAACTGGTATAAGCTCCATAGCCTTGTTTACAAGCTTTCACCCATTGGTTCTGGTGACCTTCCGACCCGCCTTCAACAAAGGGGAATTTTGATTTTGGCAGTTTGGCTGTCTTCATCAATTTGGTTGGCAGAAGCGTGGCATTGCGTCCAAACAGACCTGCCATGATTTTTCCTTTGGTTCCTTCAAAGAGGATACCACCATCCCATTCGGCAAAATTTTCGTCAGGAAGTAATTCCTTCGGACGTTGGGGTTTGATCCCTCCATCATACCAGATCAATTCCACCGGAACCATTTTATCCCGGCGTGGGAACTGGATATGTATCTTGGCTGAAGGAGGAAAACTTCCTTCATAGAAGCTTTGCTGGAAGAAACCGGTATAAACAGATGTAACACTACATTCTACAGAGGTTGGATATTTGAGTTTAAGCGCGCGGTAAGGCACATCCATGAAATGGCATCCCATATCGCCCAGGGAGCCTGTGCCAAAGTCCTGCCAACCTCTCCAGATGGCTGGATGATAAGCGGGGTTGTACGCTCTTTGAGGAGCGGTTCCCAGCCAGAGATCCCAGGAGAGTTCTTTGGGTACCTCAAAATTTCCAGTGGGCATAGATACGCCCGATGGCCAGGTGGGGCGGTTGGTCCACACGTGAACCGTATGAACATCTCCGATCACACCCGCCTGAATCCAGGTTTCCACCATCCGGGTATCATCCCCACTGCTCCCCTGGTTTCCCATTTGTGTCACCACCCGGTATTTCTTTTCGGCCAGGGTGAGCATGCGCGCCTCATAAATATCATGGGTGAGAGGTTTTTCCACATAAACATGTTTGCCCAATTCCATGGCTGCCATGGCCTGAATGGCATGCATATGGTCGGGAGTGGTAATGATCACCGCGTCGATGTTTTTATGTTCCTTTTCGAGCATTTCCCTGTAATCGCGGTAAAATGGGGCATTGGGCCATTTCTTCCGTCCATTTACGGCTTGTCTTTCATCCACATCACAAAGTGCGGTTATATTCTCTGCACCATTGTTCCAGGCATAGGGAAGGTTTACCTCCGCTTTACCTCCCACACCGATACCGGCAATATTGAGTTTATCACTGGGAGGAATATACCCTTTTCCCAAAACATGGCGGGGTACGATAAAAAAACCAGCGGCAGCCAGGGAGGTATTCTTCAGGAATTTACGGCGGGAATTGACAGGCATAGCAGACGTTTTGGCTAAAATAAGAAATTAGCGGAAGAAATGGACAAATAAAGGGGATGTACAACTCAATCCACAACTGGGGAAAATTATATGGAGAGATATTCGTTATGAAGAATGAATTTTATATTAATTAATAAGCATGGAACCCAACAACGAGCTATCCGCGTTATTTACCTTGATCGATGATCCTGATGAGGAAGTATTTGGTCTGGTATCGGAAAAGATCATTGATTATGGGAAACCTGTGATCCCCAACCTGGAACATTTATGGGAAACAACGCCTGATACAGGCATACAGGAGCGGATCGAATTGCTGATTCACCGGCTTCATTTTCGTGACCTCAAAGAAGATTTTCGTCAATGGAATATTGCAGGGCATCACGATCTTTTGCTGGGCGCCATGTTGGTGAGCAAATTTCAATATCCCGATCTTACCACTGCTCCTATCCTGCTTGAAGTAGAAAAGATTCGGCGGAATATCTGGCTTGAACTCAATAACTATCTGACCCCGTTGGAACAGATCCGGATCGTGACAAGTATCCTGTACAGCTATTATGGATTGAAAGGGACTGAGATCAATTACCAGGAACCCAACGAATTTCTTATTCACAAAACGATCGAGGCCAAAAGAGGTAATCAGTTGAGCAATGGGATATTATACCTGGTGTTGAGTGAATTATTGGACCTTCCTGTCAAAGCGGTCGGTCTTCCCAAGCAATTTGTGCTGGCTTATTTCAAACCGGGTTATTCGGATGAAAAGCTGGACGATCATCGGGAAAAGATCGAATTTTACATTGACCCGACCTCCGGACTGGTTTTTACCCATCAGGATGCGGAGAATTATTTCCGGCGGTTGGCTGTTCATCCCGTTCCGGCTTTTTTCAAACCGTTGAGCAACCGAATGATCATTCAGTACCTGCTTACCGAAATGGGTAAATGTTTCAGTTCGGAAAAGGACCTGTATAAACAAACCGAACTCCAGGAGCTTTCGGATCTGCTGGATTAGGCGATCCATATGGACGATTCAGTTTCCACATATTATCACTCCCCTGTTGGCCTGTTGAAGATCAGCAGTAACGAAACCTATATTCAGGAAGTAAGTTTTTATGACAAAACAGAGGTGCATGAACCTCGTCATCGTCATTTACCGGAGGTAATGGTACATTGCGTGGAACAATTGATACAGTACTTCAATGGGGCCCTTCGGCAATTTGATCTTCCGATCAAACAGGAGGGTACAGCTTTTCAACAGGATGTCTGGAATCAATTGATGACGATCCCTTATGGGAAAACGATCTCCTATCTTCAACTGGCGCGTCAATTAGGTGATGCAAAGGCCATTCGCGCCGCTGCCAGTGCCAATGGCAAGAACCAGATCGCGATCATTGTTCCCTGTCACCGGGTTATAGGCTCCAATCGAAGTTTGGTGGGATATGCCGGAGGATTGTGGCGCAAGAAATGGTTATTGGAACATGAGGCGAAGTATGCGTATGGGATCCAAACGCTTTTCTAGAAATAAGAAATCAGAAATAATAAATAAGGAATAAGGAAGGCGACCCACCTCCTTATTCCTTATTTCTTTTTCTTTATCTCCTGTCCTGTAAATGCCATGGGCAGCAATTCCATGGCACTTGACAATATAATCACTGGTCCTGTTTTTCCTCCCAGTATCAAGCGGATGGGTTTACCACTTCTTAATTCATATTCAGCAAGGGATTGTCTGCAAATACCACAGGGACTGATGGGGTGGTCACTGGTACCCTGTTCAGTGTCGTAGGTGATGGCCATGGATTCGATGGTGGCATCAGGATGCATGGAACTGATGGCGGAGAGCAACACACGTTCGGCGCAGATACCTGCAGGAAAAGAGGCGTTCTCCTGGTTGGTGCCGGTTAATACCTTTCCGTTGTGCAATTTTGCAGCCGCTGCTACATGGAAGTGTGAGTAAGGTGCATAGGAGGCGGAAGTGGCCTCATGTGCTTTTTCCAGCAGGTCACGGTCAGCTTTCTCCAATTCTGCTGCCGACGCAAATTCCTGGTATTCCGTTGTCAATTGACGAGGCTTCATACCGGTCTGTTTTTAGGTGAAAAAATCCCCTACCTGACCATTTTGAAGAACCGGTTCCACCGGGGGCCCTTGCCCTTTTCAAAGCTGAACCAGATCATCCAGGCCTTTCCTACCACATGGTCTTCGGGAACAAATCCCCAGTAGCGACTGTCCTGCGAGCCCATGCGGTTATCTCCCATCATCCAGTAATAATCCATTTTAAAGGTGTACTGGCTGGTGGCAGTTCCGTTGATATAAAATGTATTTCCTTCCCGGCGAAGGTCATTGTGTTCATAGTGTCCAATAACCCTTTCATACACTGCATAATTTTCAGGTGTAAGGGTAATGGTTGCATTTTTTTTCGGGATCCAGATCGGACCGAAATTATCCCGTGAATAATGATGGAGGGTGTCGTACGGAAATGTAGGTTCATCTCCTCCGGAATAATCCAGTTTGATGTCCTGGATCAATCCCGCCTGTGTCATTTTCTGCCGGGCCTTTTCGGTCAGCAGCATATGGTAAACATTGGGGGCGCTTACCAGTCGGTAATCATATTTCTCCGCATCGAGGTTATATTCCTCTTTCATGATGTCGGGATCAAGGTAGGAATTGCCTTTGATCGTAACGATATAATTCATTTGGGCATCGGGGGCGAGTTCCTGTTTTTGACCATTGATGTATACCAGTCCATCCCTGATGGATAAGGTGTCACCAGGAATACCAACACAACGTTTGATATAATTATCTGTTTTATCTACGGGATGCACGGCAATGGGAAAAGTTTCCGGATCATTAAAAACCATTTGAGCAAATGACTTTTGTTCCGGACTTCCATTGACCATCCAGCGCTTCAATTCATAATATGGTCGGGCAGATTGAAAGTCTTTGTGGTTGATGACGGTATCCCCTGCCGGGAAGTTGAATACCACGGCATCGCCTCGTTTTACGGGAGCGGCAAACCACCGGATATAGGGGATTTTGATCCACTCCAGATAGGATTTTCGTTTAGAAGCCGGGAGATAGTTGTGGATAAAAGGAACTGATAAAGGCGTATTGGGTACCCGGGGTCCATAACTCAGTTTGCTGACAAACAGAAAATCATTTACCAGCAGTGATTTCTCCATCGAGGGAGTTGGAATGGTATAGGCTTCAAAAACAAAAAGCCGAATAAGGGTGGCCGCTACAATGGCGAAAATGGCTGCATCCACCCATTCACGCCACCCAGCTTTTTTATAATTTCTCACCGCTTCGGGTCCGGAAAAACGCAGGTTTTTTTCTGCAGCCAGAACGGGAAAATAGATCGGCGCAAACAGGGAGGCCATGGTATGCTGGCCAAAACTGAATTTACCAAAGAGTTTGACAAACTCGATGAATATTCCCATACTGATAAACCAGCCCGCTACAGGTATGAATTGCCAGAAGACCCAGTGTTTGGGTCGTTGGGCGATTTCCTGCATGATCCAGGTATTGTAAAAAGGTATATAGGCTTTCCAGGCAGGGACACCGGCTTTTTGAAAAAGTCGGGCCAGACCAAATGAAGGAAGGAAGACGAGTAAAGTGCCGATGAGGTAAATGACCAATAAATGCTGAAAAGGCATTGGTGATTGTTTAAAGTCAACAAATTTATTACAATAATCCTAAAGCAATCAGGTTCTTTATTCCTGCATATAAGTCGGCCGATCGCCCTGTTTGTAACAGCGACAATCAGAATATTTTGTTAAGGAACTTAATGATGCTTGGGGGTCACATAATTCCTGACATCTTCAGCTGTGATCTCTTTGCCCGAAAGGATGACCAGCCGTTCTACCACATTTCGTAGTTCGCGGATATTTCCCGACCAGTTATAGTCCTGGAGGCTACGGATAGCATCGGGATGGATCAATTTTTTGGCTATACCGTATTCTGTACAGATATCTGTCAGGAAATGGTCGGTCAACAGGGGTATATCGTCTTTCCGGTCGTTCAGGGATGGTACATGAATGAGGATGACGCTCAACCGATGGTATAGGTCGAGGCGAAAATGTTTGTCTTCCACCTCCCGAAGCAGATCTTTATTGGTAGCGGCGATCACACGCACATCCACGTTGATTTCTTTATCACCCCCTACCCGGGTGATCTTGCCTTCCTGCAGGGCGCGGAGTACCTTGGCCTGGGCGCTTGCACTCATGTCGCCTATTTCATCCAGGAAAAGGGTGCCACCATTGGCCTGTTCAAATTTTCCGATCCGTTGTTTGATGGCAGACGTAAAGGAACCTTTTTCGTGTCCAAACAGTTCACTTTCGATCAATTCACTCGGGATGGCTGCGCAGTTCACTTCCACCAGTGGTGCCCCGGCCCGGTTGCTTTTTTCATGGATCCAACGGGCCACAAGTTCCTTACCCGACCCGTTCTCACCGGTGATCAATACCCGGGCATCTGTGGGGGCCACTTTTTCAATGGTTTCCTTGATCCGCAGAATAGGGTCAGACTGTCCTACCATATCCTGAACCTTACTGACCTTACGTTTAAGGACACGTGTTTCGGTGGCCAGGTTGCGCCGGTCCATCGCATTCCGTATCGTAATGAGCAGGCGGTTTAGATCAGGTGGCTTGGCGAGATAATCGTAAGCCCCCCCTTTTACGGCCTCTACAGCGGTTTCAATATTGCCATGGCCGGAGATCATGATGATTGGTACATCCGGGTTAGCTTCACCTGCTTTTTGAAGGAATTCGATGCCATCCAATTTGGGCATCTTAATATCACAGAGGACCACATCAAAACTCTTTTCCCTGAATTTCTTCAATCCCTCCTCCCCATCAGAGGCTTCCTCTATCTTATATCCCTCAAAGGATAGGATCTCGCTCAATGTCTTACGGATCGCTTTTTCATCATCAATGATCAATACGTCTGCCATGCTGGGTATTTAAGGCGGTAAAATTAAGGCAAAAGAGGTAAGCCCGGGAAAAGGAAGGATATGCGTGGGCTATAAAAAAATAGAGGCTGGATAGAAATCCGGCCTCGTTGTAAAATCCAATATCCTATGAAAAACCATTACAAAGATGTAAGGAAAACCTGAAAGCCAATAATATTGACGTGGATTTATTTATTCACATGTGTCTTGAAAACACGGGAATAAATGGTGTTGCAACGATGATCCGGATCGTGGTCTTATTTTTTCAAATACATGACCTCTTTGACCAGTTTTACGGTGCGGGGTACATCCGGCAAAGCGGCGGCTACCAGGTTGGGGGCATAGTGCAGGGGTGCGTCGGCAGCCGTTATACGGCGAATGGGCGCATCTAAGTAATCAAAGCCTTCTTTTTGTATCTGGTAGCTGATTTCGGAGGAAACTGACCCAAAAGGCCATTGTTCCTCGACGATTACGAGTCGGTTGGTCTTTTTGACACTTTCAAGGATGGTCATCCAGTCCAGTGGACGGATGGTGCGGAGGTCAATTACTTCGGCATTGATCCCTTCTTTTTCCAGTTCGGAAGCGGCACCCAGTGCCACTTTCATCATTTTATTGAAGGAAACGATGGTGACATCGGAACCTGCTTTTTTGATGTCAGCTTTGCCCAGTTCGATATAATATTCATCATCGGGAATCTCCATTTTATCTCCATACATCTGTTCACTTTCCATGAACATGACGGGATCTTCCTCGTACCGGATAGCCTGTTTCAACAAACCTTTGGCATCATACGGGTTGCTGGGGGAAACCACTTTGATACCTGGAATATTGGCATAAAGCGATTCAAAAGCGGTGGAGTGCTGGGCGCCAAGCTGTCCGGCAGAGCCATTACCTCCGCGAAAAACGATTGGGCAATTTACCTGACCTCCACTCATTGCCAGCATCTTACTGGCGGTATTTAAAATTTGATCCAAGGCCAGAACAGCAAAGTTCCAGGTCATGAATTCAACGATTGGACGCAGGCCATTTTGGGCAGCACCTACTCCAACAGCCGTAAATCCAAGCTCGGCGATGGGGGTATCGATCACCCTTTTTGGTCCGAATTCGGCTAACATTCCCTGGCTCACCTTATAGGCCCCATTGTATTCCGCTACTTCCTCTCCCATCAGGAACACCCGTTCATCTCTCCTCATTTCTTCGGTCATGGCTTCCCGGAGGGCTTCACGAAAGGCAACTGTTCTTCCCATGCTAATGCAGATTTTTTAGGGGGCAAAAATAGGGAATATTGGTTATAATTTTTGCTTTGTTAAAGGGCTTGAGACGTGAGTAGTGAGACGTGAGTTTGGGTAAATTCAATAATCAATAATCCCCTCAGGCTAGTTCAATGACCATGGCCGAGGCTCCCCCACCCCCATTACAGATTCCAGCGGCACCATACCGGGCCTTGTTGGCCTTTAGCACATGGATAAGGGTAACAATGATGCGGGCACCGGAACAGCCCAGGGGATGTCCCAGGGAAACAGCCCCACCATGAACATTGACACGGGCGGGGTCAAGCTTCATCCGTTTGGTATTCTCAATACCCACGACGGCGAACGCTTCATTGAGTTCCCAGTATTCGATATCCTCCATTTTCAGACCTGCCTTGGCCACCGCTTTGGGTACGGCCAGGGATGGTGTTGTGGTAAACCATTCAGGGGCCTGTTCAGCATCGGCATAGGATCGGATAATGGCAATGGGTTTAAGTCCCAGGGCCTCGGCTTTTTCCTTGCTGGCCAGTACCAGGGCTGCCGCGCCGTCATTCATCGTAGAGGCGTTGGCGGCCGTCACTGTGCCATCTTTTATAAAAGCAGGATTCAGGGTCGGGATCTTGTCAAATTTCACATTAAAGGGTTCCTCATCCTTTCCAACAATGATGGGGTCTCCCTTACGTTGCGGGATGGGAACAGGAACAATCTCTGCCGCAAAAAGCCCCTTTTCCCAGGCGGCTTGCGATCTTTTATAACTCTCTATGGCAAAAGCATCCTGTTCTTCGCGGGAGATGCCGCAGGTTGAGGCACAAAGTTCAGCCGCATTTCCCATGGCTTTTCCGTCATATACATCCGTCAAACCATCTTTGGCCAGGCCATCTATCAGGGTGGTATTTCCATATTTATTTCCCCAGCGCAGATTCTCGGAGTAAAAGGGAACATTGCTCATACTCTCCATTCCACCGGCCACAACGATATCCGCATCTCCCAATAAAATACTCTGGGCTGCCTGGGCAATAGCTTTCATTCCACTCGCGCAAACCTTATTGACCGTTGTGCAATTCACTTCATTGGGGAGACCGGCGAACTTGGCTGCCTGGCGGGCAGGAGCCTGGCCGAGATTGGCCTGTATCACACAACCCATCAAAACATCCTGTACCTGATCGGGCGAAACACCCGCTTTTTCCAGGGCCCCTTTGATGGCAATGGCACCCAATTGGGTTGCTGATAATGACTTAAGCGCACCACCAAAACTTCCCATGGGGGTACGTACGGCGGAAAGGATATATACCTCTTTCATTATTCGTTGGATTGAAAAGCAAAGATAAGGGGGAAGCGTGAGAGGTGTGACGTGAGTGGTGAATGGTGAATGATGAATAGTGAACTAAAAAAACACTTAATACTCATTATTATACTGGATATTGAAAGTT from Chitinophagales bacterium carries:
- a CDS encoding sigma-54-dependent Fis family transcriptional regulator, yielding MADVLIIDDEKAIRKTLSEILSFEGYKIEEASDGEEGLKKFREKSFDVVLCDIKMPKLDGIEFLQKAGEANPDVPIIMISGHGNIETAVEAVKGGAYDYLAKPPDLNRLLITIRNAMDRRNLATETRVLKRKVSKVQDMVGQSDPILRIKETIEKVAPTDARVLITGENGSGKELVARWIHEKSNRAGAPLVEVNCAAIPSELIESELFGHEKGSFTSAIKQRIGKFEQANGGTLFLDEIGDMSASAQAKVLRALQEGKITRVGGDKEINVDVRVIAATNKDLLREVEDKHFRLDLYHRLSVILIHVPSLNDRKDDIPLLTDHFLTDICTEYGIAKKLIHPDAIRSLQDYNWSGNIRELRNVVERLVILSGKEITAEDVRNYVTPKHH
- a CDS encoding cytidine deaminase, producing the protein MKPRQLTTEYQEFASAAELEKADRDLLEKAHEATSASYAPYSHFHVAAAAKLHNGKVLTGTNQENASFPAGICAERVLLSAISSMHPDATIESMAITYDTEQGTSDHPISPCGICRQSLAEYELRSGKPIRLILGGKTGPVIILSSAMELLPMAFTGQEIKKKK
- a CDS encoding methylated-DNA--[protein]-cysteine S-methyltransferase produces the protein MDDSVSTYYHSPVGLLKISSNETYIQEVSFYDKTEVHEPRHRHLPEVMVHCVEQLIQYFNGALRQFDLPIKQEGTAFQQDVWNQLMTIPYGKTISYLQLARQLGDAKAIRAAASANGKNQIAIIVPCHRVIGSNRSLVGYAGGLWRKKWLLEHEAKYAYGIQTLF
- a CDS encoding transglutaminase family protein, whose product is MEPNNELSALFTLIDDPDEEVFGLVSEKIIDYGKPVIPNLEHLWETTPDTGIQERIELLIHRLHFRDLKEDFRQWNIAGHHDLLLGAMLVSKFQYPDLTTAPILLEVEKIRRNIWLELNNYLTPLEQIRIVTSILYSYYGLKGTEINYQEPNEFLIHKTIEAKRGNQLSNGILYLVLSELLDLPVKAVGLPKQFVLAYFKPGYSDEKLDDHREKIEFYIDPTSGLVFTHQDAENYFRRLAVHPVPAFFKPLSNRMIIQYLLTEMGKCFSSEKDLYKQTELQELSDLLD
- the lepB gene encoding signal peptidase I — protein: MPFQHLLVIYLIGTLLVFLPSFGLARLFQKAGVPAWKAYIPFYNTWIMQEIAQRPKHWVFWQFIPVAGWFISMGIFIEFVKLFGKFSFGQHTMASLFAPIYFPVLAAEKNLRFSGPEAVRNYKKAGWREWVDAAIFAIVAATLIRLFVFEAYTIPTPSMEKSLLVNDFLFVSKLSYGPRVPNTPLSVPFIHNYLPASKRKSYLEWIKIPYIRWFAAPVKRGDAVVFNFPAGDTVINHKDFQSARPYYELKRWMVNGSPEQKSFAQMVFNDPETFPIAVHPVDKTDNYIKRCVGIPGDTLSIRDGLVYINGQKQELAPDAQMNYIVTIKGNSYLDPDIMKEEYNLDAEKYDYRLVSAPNVYHMLLTEKARQKMTQAGLIQDIKLDYSGGDEPTFPYDTLHHYSRDNFGPIWIPKKNATITLTPENYAVYERVIGHYEHNDLRREGNTFYINGTATSQYTFKMDYYWMMGDNRMGSQDSRYWGFVPEDHVVGKAWMIWFSFEKGKGPRWNRFFKMVR
- a CDS encoding pyruvate dehydrogenase complex E1 component subunit beta, with product MGRTVAFREALREAMTEEMRRDERVFLMGEEVAEYNGAYKVSQGMLAEFGPKRVIDTPIAELGFTAVGVGAAQNGLRPIVEFMTWNFAVLALDQILNTASKMLAMSGGQVNCPIVFRGGNGSAGQLGAQHSTAFESLYANIPGIKVVSPSNPYDAKGLLKQAIRYEEDPVMFMESEQMYGDKMEIPDDEYYIELGKADIKKAGSDVTIVSFNKMMKVALGAASELEKEGINAEVIDLRTIRPLDWMTILESVKKTNRLVIVEEQWPFGSVSSEISYQIQKEGFDYLDAPIRRITAADAPLHYAPNLVAAALPDVPRTVKLVKEVMYLKK